The Scyliorhinus canicula chromosome 13, sScyCan1.1, whole genome shotgun sequence genome contains a region encoding:
- the LOC119975630 gene encoding eyes absent homolog 4-like: MASNQTPTLIHISRTLLQTGSAATSVTAVATTTGDGSLNNYTGSVITSSGYSPSGIHQDSPQLYPSKPYPHIFSTPAVQPMTAYAGQTQYSGMQQPAVYAASSQTGQHYGLPTNGIETEGGLPQAQSALQTGCLSYSPGFAAPQPGQTAYSYQMQGSSFTPSPGIYASSNSVSNSTSFNSSHQNYPSYTAFGQNQYAQYYPTSTYGTYMTSNDTVDGTSSTKFHNAIKTKSVVKLTFWILLSVLK, from the exons atggcgAGCAACCAAACGCCGACTCTGATTCACATAAGCCGGACtttactccagacagggagtgccGCAACCTCAGTGACAGCAGTTGCCACAACGACAGGAGATGGATCACTTAACAATTACACTGGGTCAGTAATAACAAGCAGTGGCTACAGTCCAAGTGGAATACACCAAGATTCACCACAGCTCTATCCTTCCAAGCCATAcccacacattttttccacaccaGCAGTGCAGCCAATGACAGCTTATGCTGGACAAACCCAGTATTCAGGTATGCAGCAGCCAGCAGTCTATGCAGCATCTTCTCAAACAGGCCAGCACTACGGATTGCCCACTAATGGAATCGAGACAGAAGGAGGACTACCGCAAGCGCAATCTGCACTACAGACGGGATGCCTTAGTTACAGCCCAGGATTTGCTGCACCCCAGCCTGGCCAGACGGCATATTCCTATCAGATGCAAGGTTCTAGTTTCACGCCATCGCCAGGTATTTATGCGAGCAGCAATTCTGTTTCCAATTCAACAAGCTTCAACAGTTCTCATCAGAATTACCCTTCCTACACTGCATTTGGCCAAAACCAGTATGCACAGTATTATCCAACCTCAACATATGGCACATACATGACCTCAAATGATACTGTTGATGGCACCTCTTCAAC AAAATTTCACAACGCCATCAAAACTAAATCTGTTGTCAAGCTGACGTTTTGGATTTTACTTTCTGTTTTGAAATAA